One segment of Panicum virgatum strain AP13 chromosome 1K, P.virgatum_v5, whole genome shotgun sequence DNA contains the following:
- the LOC120669721 gene encoding transmembrane protein 230-like, whose product MAYVDHAFSISDEDDLVGGAVGGPRGAPVKEVAFAAALLAFGALGAVGGLFMAANQVGGDRAHGIFFMILGIVMFIPGFYYTRIAYYAYKGYKGFSFSNIPPI is encoded by the exons ATGGCGTACGTGGACCAcgccttctccatctccgacgAGGACGacctcgtcggcggcgccgtcggggGCCCGCGCGGCGCGCCCGTCAAGGAggtcgccttcgccgccgcgctcctcgccTTCGGGGCGCTCGGCGCCGTCGGGGGCCTCTTCATGGCCGCCAACCAGGTCGGAGGGGACCGCGCGCACG GAATTTTCTTTATGATTCTAGGTATTGTGATGTTCATCCCTGGGTTCTACTACACACGAATCGCCTACTATGCATACAAAGGTTACAAGGGCTTCTCATTTTCAAACATCCCACCAATCTGA